One Streptomyces hundungensis DNA segment encodes these proteins:
- the ddaH gene encoding dimethylargininase, whose product MGWTRLHARAAQVSREEPSLPRATRDLHTQRTARPRRYLMCPPAHFKVTYSINPWMDPEKPVDLPLALAQWEDLRDRYRALGHTVELLDPRPDLPDMVFAANGATVIDSRVLGARFAHPERAAEAAVHLAWFRAHGFTTVHEPSHINEGEGDFAVTASYLLAGRGFRSSPLSHDEAQEFFGRPVIGLDLVDPRYYHLDTALCVLDDAADEIMYYPAAFSPGSQAVLSRLFPHALIAEEPDAAALGLNAVSDGRHVLLPQGAIGLFDPLRARGYEPIGMDLGELLKGGGSVKCCTQELRS is encoded by the coding sequence CTGCACGCCCGTGCGGCCCAAGTCTCCCGTGAGGAGCCTTCATTGCCTCGTGCGACCCGTGACCTCCATACGCAGAGAACCGCCCGACCCCGGCGCTATTTGATGTGCCCACCGGCACACTTCAAGGTCACGTACTCCATCAATCCCTGGATGGACCCCGAAAAGCCCGTCGACCTGCCGCTGGCCCTGGCCCAGTGGGAGGACCTGCGCGACCGCTACCGCGCGCTCGGCCACACCGTCGAGCTCCTCGACCCCCGACCCGACCTGCCCGACATGGTCTTCGCCGCCAACGGAGCCACCGTGATCGACAGCCGGGTGCTCGGCGCCCGCTTCGCGCATCCGGAACGCGCGGCGGAGGCCGCGGTCCACCTCGCGTGGTTCCGCGCCCACGGCTTCACCACCGTCCACGAGCCGTCCCACATCAACGAGGGCGAGGGCGACTTCGCCGTCACGGCCTCCTATCTGCTCGCCGGGCGCGGCTTCCGTTCCAGCCCGCTCTCGCACGACGAGGCCCAGGAGTTCTTCGGCCGCCCGGTCATCGGCCTCGACCTGGTCGACCCCCGCTACTACCACCTGGACACGGCCCTGTGCGTCCTGGACGACGCGGCCGACGAGATCATGTACTACCCGGCCGCCTTCTCACCCGGCAGTCAGGCCGTGCTGTCCAGACTGTTCCCGCACGCGTTGATCGCCGAGGAGCCGGACGCGGCCGCCCTCGGGCTCAACGCGGTGAGCGACGGCCGCCATGTGCTGCTCCCCCAGGGTGCCATCGGCCTCTTCGACCCGCTGCGCGCGCGGGGCTACGAGCCGATCGGCATGGACCTGGGCGAGCTGCTCAAGGGAGGCGGCAGCGTGAAGTGCTGTACGCAGGAACTGCGTTCCTGA